The sequence below is a genomic window from Brevibacillus laterosporus.
ATGGTTCATGCCTCCTTTAATATAGAAAAGGGCCTAACACTGTAAAGTTAGACCCTTTGTTTGTGTAAGCGTTACTCGATCTAAAACAGGAATTATCCTTTTAGATGAGCTTGGCCTGGACGCCAGTTAGCTGCGCAAAGTCCGCCGGATTGTAGAGCTTGAAGAACACGTAGAGTTTCATCGTTAGAACGTCCAACGTTCATATCAGTTACTACTTGATATTTAACTACGCCTTCTGGATCGATGATAAATAGACCACGGTAAGCTGCACCGGATTCTTCATCCAACACACCGAAAGAACGAGCTACAGTTTTGTTGAAGTCAGCAGCAAGTGGATAGTTCAAACCACCTAGACCATTTTGGTCGCGTGGAGTGTTGATCCAAGCTTTGTGAGAATGAACGGAGTCAACAGATACCCCTAGTACTTCTGCATCCAAATC
It includes:
- a CDS encoding peroxiredoxin, translated to MAQRIIGLQAPDFSMETVSGDGKEFGRVSLSDYKGKWLVMFFYPLDFTFVCPTEIIALSDAYEDFKDLDAEVLGVSVDSVHSHKAWINTPRDQNGLGGLNYPLAADFNKTVARSFGVLDEESGAAYRGLFIIDPEGVVKYQVVTDMNVGRSNDETLRVLQALQSGGLCAANWRPGQAHLKG